One window from the genome of Elaeis guineensis isolate ETL-2024a chromosome 5, EG11, whole genome shotgun sequence encodes:
- the LOC105046285 gene encoding serine/arginine-rich splicing factor SR45a isoform X2: MSYSRRSRYESRSRSRSPYRYSRSVSRSSSRSRSRSRSWESSDAENPGNNLYVTGLSSRLTKDDLEKHFASEGKVIDVHLVVDPWTRESRGFGFVTMDTVKEANRCIKCLDRSVLEGRVITVEKCFLAAG, translated from the exons ATGTCTTACTCAAGGAGATCAAG ATATGAGTCCCGCTCTCGTTCTCGTTCGCCATATCGGTACAGCAGATCTGTTTCGAGGTCCTCCTCGAGATCGAGGAGTCGGTCAAG GAGTTGGGAATCAAGTGATGCAGAGAATCCTGGGAATAACTTGTACGTGACTGGTCTATCTTCGCGGCTAACAAAGGATGATCTTGAGAAGCATTTTGCAAGTGAAGGAAAG GTGATCGATGTGCACCTTGTAGTTGACCCTTGGACAAGGGAGTCTCGTGGCTTTGGATTCGTGACAATGGACACTGTTAAGGAAGCAAATCGCTGCATCAAGTGTCTTGACCGATCGGTGTTGGAGGGACGGGTCATTACTGTTGAAAAG TGTTTTTTGGCAGCAGGGTAG
- the LOC105046284 gene encoding alpha-glucan phosphorylase, H isozyme, with product MPTTKETVTTAANDGSKVPAVAHPLAEESSEIASNIAYHAQYSPHFSPLKFDPEQAYYATAESVRDFLIQRWNETYLHFHKVDPKQTYYLSMEYLQGRALTNAIGNLNIRDAYADALNKLGHELEEIVEQEKDAALGNGGLGRLASCFLDSMATLNLPAWGYGLRYRYGLFRQRISKEGQEEAAEDWLEKFSPWEVVRHDIVYPVRFFGHVEVSPTGFRKWVGGEIIQALAYDVPIPGYKTKNTINLRLWEAKASCEDFNLFQFNGGQYESAAQLHSKAQQICAVLYPGDATENGKILRLKQQFFLCSASLQDIIVRFKERRAEKTALQWSEFPNKVAVQLNDTHPTLAIPELMRLLMDDEGLGWDEAWNVTTRTIAYTNHTVLPEALEKWPQAIMTKLLPRHMEIIEEIDKRFMAMIHSSRTDMESKLPSMRILDSSNPEKPVVRMANLCVVSSHTVNGVAQLHSDILKSELFTDYVSIWPAKFQNKTNGITPRRWLRFCSPELSDIITKWLKTDRWITNLDLLSGLRKFADNEELHSEWAQAKMANKCRLAQYVLHVTGIAIDPNSLFDIQVKRIHEYKRQLLNILGAVYRYKKLKEMSTEERKKMTPRTIMLGGKAFATYTNAKRIVKLVNDVGLVVNNDPEINNYLKVVFIPNYNVSVAEMLIPGSEISQHISTAGMEASGTSNMKFSLNGCLIIGTLDGANVEIREEIGEENFFLFGAQADEVPQLRKEREAGLFKPDPRFEEAKKLIRSGAFGSYDYNPLLDSLEGNTGYGRGDYFLVGHDFPSYIDAQSRVDEAYEDRRRWLKMSILSTAGSGKFSSDRTISQYAKEIWDIKGCPVP from the exons ATGCCGACCACAAAGGAAACCGTAACTACTGCTGCAAATGATGGTTCTAAAGTTCCAGCCGTTGCGCATCCTTTGGCAGAGGAATCATCAGAAATTGCATCCAACATTGCCTACCATGCTCAGTACAGTCCTCATTTCTCCCCTCTCAAATTCGATCCGGAGCAAGCTTATTATGCCACCGCAGAGAGCGTCCGTGACTTCCTGATTCAG AGGTGGAATGAAACGTACCTTCATTTTCACAAAGTTGATCCCAAGCAGACATACTACCTGTCGATGGAGTATTTACAAGGCCGTGCGCTTACTAATGCTATCGGGAACCTCAACATACGAGATGCATATGCTGATGCTCTAAATAAACTGGGACATGAACTTGAAGAGATTGTGGAGCAG gagaAAGATGCAGCTCTGGGTAATGGAGGCTTGGGTAGACTGGCATCATGCTTTCTAGATTCAATGGCAACACTAAATTTGCCTGCTTGGGGTTATGGTTTACGTTATAGATATGGCCTATTTAGACAGCGGATATCCAAGGAGGGCCAAGAAGAAGCGGCAGAAGATTGGCTTGAG AAGTTCAGTCCTTGGGAGGTTGTCAGGCATGACATTGTATATCCTGTTAGATTTTTTGGCCATGTTGAGGTCTCTCCTACGGGATT TCGAAAGTGGGTGGGAGGAGAGATTATTCAAGCATTGGCCTATGATGTGCCAATTCCTGGATACAAAACAAAGAACACTATAAATCTTCGCCTCTGGGAAGCAAAAGCTAGCTGTgaagattttaatttatttcaattcaATGGTGGACAGTATGAATCCGCTGCTCAACTACACTCTAAAGCTCAGCAG ATATGTGCAGTTCTATACCCTGGCGATGCTACAGAAAATGGAAAGATTCTGCGACTGAAGCAACAGTTTTTCCTTTGCAGTGCATCCCTGCAG GATATTATTGTGAGATTTAAGGAAAGGAGAGCTGAGAAAACAGCATTACAGTGGTCTGAGTTTCCTAACAAAGTTGCTGTTCAGCTGAATGATACCCACCCAACGCTTGCAATACCAGAACTGATGAGGTTACTGATGGATGATGAGGGACTTGGTTGGGATGAAGCTTGGAATGTGACAACAAG GACAATTGCTTATACCAATCACACAGTTCTCCCCGAAGCACTAGAGAAATGGCCGCAAGCTATAATGACAAAACTTCTTCCCCGTCATATGGAGATTATAGAAGAAATTGATAAGCGA TTTATGGCAATGATACATTCCAGCCGAACTGACATGGAGAGTAAACTCCCATCCATGCGGATTCTGGATAGCTCCAATCCTGAAAAGCCTGTAGTGCGCATGGCAAATTTGTGTGTTGTGTCTTCTCATACG GTGAATGGAGTGGCCCAGTTGCACAGTGACATATTGAAGTCAGAGTTATTCACAGACTATGTCTCCATATGGCCTGCCAAATTTCAGAACAAAACAAATGGCATCACACCTCGACGGTGGCTCCGTTTTTGCAGCCCTGAGTTGAGTGACATAATCACGAAATGGCTAAAAACAGATAGATGGATCACTAATCTTGACCTCCTCTCTGGGCTTCGTAAA TTTGCTGACAATGAGGAGTTGCATTCTGAGTGGGCTCAAGCCAAGATGGCTAACAAATGTCGCCTGGCGCAGTATGTATTGCACGTGACAGGCATTGCTATCGACCCCAATAGCCTCTTTGACATTCAAGTTAAGCGAATTCATGAATACAAGAGACAGCTGCTGAACATCTTGGGAGCAGTGTATAGATACAAGAAACTAAAG GAAATGAGCactgaagagaggaagaaaatgacACCACGTACCATCATGCTAGGAGGAAAAGCATTTGCAACATATACCAATGCTAAAAGAATAGTGAAGTTGGTTAATGATGTTGGTTTGGTGGTCAACAATGATCCTGAAATCAACAATTATTTGAAG GTTGTCTTCATTCCAAATTACAATGTATCTGTGGCTGAAATGCTTATTCCTGGTAGTGAAATCTCTCAGCACATCAGCACAGCAGGCATGGAAGCTAGTGGGACGAGCAAtatgaaattttctctaaatGGTTGTTTGATAATTGGGACATTAGATGGTGCAAACGTCGAAATAAGAGAAGAGATAGGGGAGGaaaattttttcctttttggtGCCCAAGCAGATGAAGTCCCACAGCTGCGCAAGGAGAGAGAAGCTGGATTG TTCAAACCAGATCCACGATTTGAAGAAGCCAAAAAACTTATCAGGAGCGGTGCATTTGGTAGCTACGACTACAATCCTCTTCTGGATTCATTGGAAGGAAACACTGGCTATGGACGGGGTGATTATTTTCTAGTTGGTCATGACTTCCCAAGCTATATTGATGCACAATCCAGGGTGGATGAAGCATACGA GGATCGAAGAAGATGGCTGAAGATGTCTATCCTGAGCACTGCTGGAAGTGGAAAATTCAGCAGTGATCGAACCATTTCCCAATATGCGAAGGAAATATGGGACATAAAGGGCTGCCCGGTGCCATAG
- the LOC105046281 gene encoding probable anion transporter 2, chloroplastic, translating into MAAVSPPPGSIPLSRSPSPATSSPSSPSISSSMLCSSKSRHGSSLRIVSGFGIKLRCGPDLKEGRNASLKSSGGHVIGSVGEKEEERWIGGDGGRRMRRKRMVVMMCSAGLEGIGGRSRELAREEGFVIPERLKVVAMVAMVMCLCNADRVVMSVAIVPLASRYGWSSSVLGIVQSSFLWGYLVSSIVGGALADRYGGKRVMACGAAIWSLATFLTPWAADHSTAMLLAVRALFGLAEGVAFPSMSTLLFRWFPGHERATAVAISMAGFHLGNVISFLVSPIILSRLGVNRSFAFFASLGFFWLSFWAFGITNDPRDSPRISQAELHLIRAGKTDSKKEASKFPPVQHLLSKLPSWAVILANVANNWGYFVLLSWMPVYFKTVYNVNLKQAAWFSAVPWGVMALSGYIAGASSDFLIKSGCSVTQVRKIMQSIGFIGPGVSLLCLKYAQTPTVAAVLMTIALSLSSFSQAGYFLNIQDIAPKYAGFLHGITNSAGTLAAIISTIGTGYFVQWLGSFQAFLTLTAAVYFGTTIFYNLYATAEQVFF; encoded by the exons ATGGCGGCCGTTTCGCCTCCGCCTGGATCTATACCTCTCTCTCGTTCTCCATCTCCAGCcacttcctccccttcttctccttccatATCAAGCTCCATGCTGTGTTCTTCAAAGAGCCGTCATGGATCCAGTCTCCGGATTGTCTCCGGATTCGGGATCAAACTACGTTGTGGCCCGGATCTGAAAGAAGGGAGGAATGCGTCACTAAAGTCAAGCGGCGGCCATGTTATTGGCAGCgtaggagagaaagaagaagagagatggATAGGGGGAGATGGAGGAAGAAGgatgaggagaaagaggatggtgGTGATGATGTGCAGCGCCGGCTTGGAGGGGATCGGTGGGAGGAGCAGAGAGCTGGCAAGGGAAGAAGGGTTCGTGATCCCGGAGAGGTTGAAGGTGGTGGCGATGGTGGCGATGGTCATGTGCCTATGCAACGCGGACCGGGTGGTGATGTCGGTGGCCATCGTCCCCCTCGCCTCCAGATACGGCTGGTCCAGCTCCGTCTTGGGGATCGTCCAG TCATCATTTTTATGGGGATACCTGGTCTCATCCATCGTGGGTGGAGCTCTCGCGGATAGATACGGTGGGAAGCGAGTCATGGCGTGTGGGGCGGCCATCTGGTCCTTGGCCACCTTCCTCACTCCATGGGCTGCTGACCATTCCACCGCGATGCTTCTGGCGGTCCGTGCTCTCTTCGGCCTTGCGGAAGGCGTCGCCTTCCCTTCCATGTCCACGCTGTTATTCAG GTGGTTCCCAGGCCACGAACGAGCTACTGCTGTGGCTATTTCCATGGCTGGTTTTCATCTAGGGAACGTTATAAGCTTTCTCGTCTCTCCAATTATATTGTCGAGGCTCGGGGTCAATCGTTCTTTTGCTTTCTTTGCATCCCTTGGATTCTTTTGGCTGTCCTTTTGGGCGTTCGGGATCACGAATGATCCTCGTGATAGCCCTCGCATCAGCCAGGCTGAACTGCACCTAATTCGAGCTGGGAAGACTGACTCCAAAAAAGAGGCCAGCAAATTTCCTCCCGTACAGCACTTGCTATCCAAGTTACCGTCGTGGGCCGTTATACTTGCCAATGTTGCCAATAATTGG GGCTACTTTGTGCTTCTCTCATGGATGCCCGTGTACTTTAAGACT GTTTATAATGTGAATTTGAAACAAGCCGCATGGTTCAGTGCTGTACCCTGGGGAGTTATGGCCCTGTCTGGTTACATAGCTGGAGCTTCTTCAGacttcctgatcaaatcaggttgCTCTGTGACACAAGTTCGAAAAATCATGCAG TCAATTGGTTTCATTGGGCCAGGGGTGTCACTGTTGTGCTTAAAATATGCCCAAACACCAACAGTGGCTGCAGTTCTCATGACTATTGCTCTCAGCTTAAGTTCTTTCAGTCAAGCAGGCTACTTCCTCAACATACAG GATATTGCTCCCAAATATGCAGGATTTCTTCATG GGATAACAAACTCAGCCGGCACACTTGCTGCTATAATCAGCACCATTGGGACCGGTTACTTCGTGCAGTGGTTGGGATCTTTCCAGGCCTTCCTCACACTGACAGCAGCTGTCTACTTCGGCACCACCATTTTCTACAACCTTTATGCGACAGCAGAACAAgttttcttctga
- the LOC105046285 gene encoding serine/arginine-rich splicing factor SR45a isoform X3, with protein MSYSRRSRYESRSRSRSPYRYSRSVSRSSSRSRSRSRSWESSDAENPGNNLYVTGLSSRLTKDDLEKHFASEGKVIDVHLVVDPWTRESRGFGFVTMDTVKEANRCIKCLDRSVLEGRVITVEKGSCV; from the exons ATGTCTTACTCAAGGAGATCAAG ATATGAGTCCCGCTCTCGTTCTCGTTCGCCATATCGGTACAGCAGATCTGTTTCGAGGTCCTCCTCGAGATCGAGGAGTCGGTCAAG GAGTTGGGAATCAAGTGATGCAGAGAATCCTGGGAATAACTTGTACGTGACTGGTCTATCTTCGCGGCTAACAAAGGATGATCTTGAGAAGCATTTTGCAAGTGAAGGAAAG GTGATCGATGTGCACCTTGTAGTTGACCCTTGGACAAGGGAGTCTCGTGGCTTTGGATTCGTGACAATGGACACTGTTAAGGAAGCAAATCGCTGCATCAAGTGTCTTGACCGATCGGTGTTGGAGGGACGGGTCATTACTGTTGAAAAG GGTAGCTGTGTGTAG
- the LOC105046285 gene encoding uncharacterized protein isoform X1, with translation MSYSRRSRYESRSRSRSPYRYSRSVSRSSSRSRSRSRSWESSDAENPGNNLYVTGLSSRLTKDDLEKHFASEGKVIDVHLVVDPWTRESRGFGFVTMDTVKEANRCIKCLDRSVLEGRVITVEKARRRRGRTPTPGRYLGVRTVHVRRRSPSYSPYYRGRYRSRSYSSERDRSYSPYYSRRSYSPYCSRRSYSPYHRRYRSRSRSRSPYSRYSRSPIRRRGRRSYSRDSRSYSSGRSVSPCYYRRRYRSVSRSRSLSPKARRVSRRSYSVSPRRRSRRNYSRSYSPRPRRSRRSYSRSYSPRVRRSRRSYSRSYSPRGHRSKRSPSCSISAGGSRRYSRESYSHSRSMSSHSRSVSRSPARST, from the exons ATGTCTTACTCAAGGAGATCAAG ATATGAGTCCCGCTCTCGTTCTCGTTCGCCATATCGGTACAGCAGATCTGTTTCGAGGTCCTCCTCGAGATCGAGGAGTCGGTCAAG GAGTTGGGAATCAAGTGATGCAGAGAATCCTGGGAATAACTTGTACGTGACTGGTCTATCTTCGCGGCTAACAAAGGATGATCTTGAGAAGCATTTTGCAAGTGAAGGAAAG GTGATCGATGTGCACCTTGTAGTTGACCCTTGGACAAGGGAGTCTCGTGGCTTTGGATTCGTGACAATGGACACTGTTAAGGAAGCAAATCGCTGCATCAAGTGTCTTGACCGATCGGTGTTGGAGGGACGGGTCATTACTGTTGAAAAG GCTAGGAGACGACGTGGGCGAACTCCAACTCCGGGCAGGTATCTTGGTGTGAGAACTGTCCATG TTCGACGCCGGTCTCCAAGCTACTCGCCATACTACAGGGGTCGATACAGATCTCGCAGCTACTCCTCTGAGAGAGACCGGTCTTATTCGCCCTATTATAGTCGGCGATCGTACTCTCCGTACTGCAGTCGGCGATCCTACTCTCCCTACCACAGACGGTACCGGTCCCGTTCTCGTTCTAGGTCTCCATACAGTCGTTACAGCCGATCACCTATAAGGAGGCGGGGGCGCCGATCATACTCTCGTGATTCAAGGTCCTACTCTTCGGGGCGTTCTGTTTCGCCTTGCTATTATAGGCGTCGCTACCGCTCTGTGTCGCGTTCGCGCAGTCTCTCTCCAAAAGCAAGGAGAGTCTCGCGGAGGAGCTACAGTGTTTCACCTAGGAGGAGATCAAGGAGGAACTATTCTCGCAGTTATTCTCCTAGGCCTCGCAGATCAAGGAGGAGCTACTCCCGCAGCTACTCTCCTAGGGTCCGGAGATCAAGGAGGAGCTATTCGCGCAGCTACTCTCCTAGGGGCCATAGGTCAAAGAGAAGTCCCTCATGCAGCATTTCAGCTGGGGGAAGCAGGAGATATTCTCGAGAAAGTTATTCCCATAGTCGGAGCATGAGCTCGCACTCGAGATCTGTTTCAAGGTCTCCTGCAAGGTCGACCTGA